In Paeniglutamicibacter kerguelensis, one genomic interval encodes:
- a CDS encoding GntR family transcriptional regulator, which produces MSNIAVPVELADAPISLAEQAYRDIRDRLIMLDIRPGEPINDGQLALELGIGRTPVREALKRLETDHLVVSYPRRGTFATIVDITELADVSEIRRILEPLAARKAAQSASDQNRRELAELARDIEGLGERNVDKRGLMAFDLNVHRLIYKAAGNPHLEDTLIRLDNLATRIWCLVLDKVPSVAGHVDEHVALLDAIVEGRADEAADLALGHISSFEQTIRAVL; this is translated from the coding sequence ATGAGCAACATCGCAGTGCCAGTGGAGCTTGCGGATGCGCCGATTTCCCTGGCGGAACAGGCCTATCGCGATATCCGCGACCGCCTCATCATGCTCGATATCCGACCCGGCGAGCCGATCAACGACGGCCAGCTGGCCCTCGAGCTGGGCATCGGGCGCACCCCGGTGCGCGAGGCGCTCAAGCGCCTGGAGACGGACCACCTCGTGGTTTCCTATCCGCGAAGGGGCACGTTTGCCACCATCGTGGATATCACCGAACTGGCCGACGTCTCGGAAATCCGTCGGATCCTCGAACCGCTGGCCGCGCGCAAGGCGGCGCAAAGCGCGTCGGACCAGAACCGCCGGGAGCTGGCCGAGCTGGCGCGGGACATTGAGGGGCTGGGGGAGCGCAACGTGGACAAACGCGGGCTCATGGCCTTCGACCTCAACGTGCACCGGTTGATCTACAAGGCGGCCGGCAACCCGCACCTCGAGGACACGCTGATCCGCCTCGACAACCTGGCCACCCGCATTTGGTGCCTGGTGCTGGACAAGGTTCCGTCGGTGGCGGGGCACGTCGATGAGCACGTGGCCCTGCTTGATGCCATTGTCGAAGGCCGGGCCGATGAAGCCGCGGACCTGGCGCTGGGGCACATCTCCAGTTTTGAGCAGACCATTCGGGCGGTCCTCTAG
- a CDS encoding PucR family transcriptional regulator, with product MLLPLQDVLDSPLFLKSRPQILAGATRIEQTGVRWVHSSEVLQIAPLLRGEELLLSGGQALLKLRHEAQVQYVQSLADRNVSALAIETAGLAKGIGQRLIEAAEDAGLPLIELRVTVPFVEMAEAINRIIVSQQALALQRADAISQRLAQHIATAGPNLTPLVTLIADALSVNADLVDLAGVPLATSRSIPEEDEALEIVSDIFVSDVVAARLHLQSPRESDRELLTTIAERLGSILALALAQHHRPTRSQIADSALIQAIIRNSSAPEIRELSAQVGLPVTAPVAIVIFRSVELGRIRGALERILRRHSPEIKTYMDSEYLYGIIPLNPSSPRFDRRRLLELMRADIHPLAVQGVMGPGVHDATHGSWSLREALLAEHLVGAMPHAGGLRDCDDVVLERFCARELDGDGVYRFTQELLSELLEHDAQRGSNLVKTLETWLTSGCNSTATASELFLERQTLHKRLNKIFDILGGDPRGTSRMAALHLATRLAAMNPAVDR from the coding sequence ATGCTTTTGCCGCTGCAGGACGTTCTGGACAGCCCACTTTTCCTCAAGTCACGACCGCAAATCCTGGCGGGTGCCACACGCATCGAACAGACGGGTGTCCGGTGGGTGCACTCGAGCGAAGTCTTGCAGATTGCACCCCTCCTGCGGGGCGAGGAGCTGCTGCTCAGCGGGGGCCAGGCACTGCTTAAGTTACGCCATGAGGCGCAGGTCCAGTACGTCCAGAGCCTGGCGGACAGGAACGTTTCGGCACTTGCCATCGAGACGGCCGGGTTGGCCAAGGGCATCGGGCAGCGACTCATCGAGGCCGCCGAGGACGCCGGCCTTCCGTTGATCGAGCTTCGGGTAACCGTCCCATTCGTGGAAATGGCCGAGGCCATCAACCGCATCATCGTCTCGCAGCAGGCACTGGCGTTGCAGCGCGCGGATGCAATCTCCCAACGTCTGGCACAGCACATTGCCACCGCCGGGCCGAACCTCACGCCATTGGTCACACTGATCGCGGATGCGTTGTCGGTCAACGCCGACCTGGTGGACCTGGCCGGCGTCCCGCTGGCCACGAGCCGAAGCATTCCGGAAGAAGACGAAGCCCTGGAAATCGTCTCGGACATTTTCGTCAGCGACGTGGTCGCCGCCAGGCTTCACCTGCAAAGCCCGCGCGAGTCGGACCGCGAACTTCTCACTACCATCGCCGAGCGGCTGGGCAGCATCCTTGCCCTGGCACTGGCCCAGCACCACAGGCCAACCCGTTCGCAAATTGCCGACTCGGCGCTCATCCAGGCGATCATCCGCAATTCGAGCGCACCGGAGATTCGCGAGCTGAGCGCACAGGTCGGCCTGCCGGTGACGGCACCCGTGGCGATCGTCATTTTCCGCAGCGTCGAACTGGGGCGTATCCGCGGCGCGCTTGAAAGGATCCTGCGGAGGCACAGCCCGGAAATCAAGACATACATGGATTCGGAGTACCTTTACGGCATCATTCCGCTGAACCCCAGCTCCCCGCGCTTTGATCGCAGGCGCCTTCTCGAGCTGATGCGTGCCGACATCCACCCGCTGGCCGTCCAAGGTGTCATGGGGCCGGGCGTTCACGACGCCACGCACGGTTCTTGGTCGCTGCGCGAGGCACTGCTCGCCGAACACCTGGTGGGCGCAATGCCGCATGCCGGCGGGCTAAGGGACTGCGACGACGTTGTCCTGGAACGGTTCTGCGCCCGGGAACTCGACGGCGACGGCGTTTACCGATTTACCCAGGAATTGCTCTCCGAGCTTCTGGAACACGATGCCCAGCGCGGGAGCAACCTGGTCAAGACCCTTGAAACATGGCTGACCTCGGGCTGCAATTCAACGGCGACCGCATCCGAGCTTTTTCTCGAGCGCCAGACCCTGCACAAGAGGCTTAACAAGATCTTCGACATCTTGGGTGGAGACCCCCGGGGCACCTCACGCATGGCGGCGTTGCATCTGGCCACCCGACTGGCCGCCATGAACCCGGCAGTCGACAGGTAG
- a CDS encoding purine-cytosine permease family protein: MKAEVPSSSESVTHHVEDTLQPIPESARTTKLSGQFWIWAGANVAPINWILGALGIHLGLGLADTLTVLIAGNVIGMLGFGFFVILGQKTGATGMLLARGAFGRRGAYLPAAIQAVIAIGWSAVNTWVILDLIMALFGMIGWVDPSASNLGWRIATAAVIMSIQVAICYRGYKAIARFERITMPPTILVLIAMSILAWTQLDIDWSYQGPVGEVLTGMPRIAAMSSIMTAIGIGWGIGWFTYAPDYSRFVSKRIKPHKLYIVSVLGQFLPVVWLGILGASLATKNGTADPGQLIVESFGTLSIPVILLVIHGPIATNIINMYTFGVATQALDINVSRKKLSILVGFLSMAAVIAFLFAHDFAEVLHNWIIAIAAWVATWGGIMAVHYFVFERRHKDFSYLFVDPKSSKLKSFNPAAFIAFAGGILMTWMCMYGSIPALQGPIATAVGGIDFSWLAGTGTSAGLYYLLGLRRFKSRIDQGVPLGLKIDCSDAEFITEHGSAEFLLAEQRIDDVVSGTEPAGETDSGKHKIGS; encoded by the coding sequence ATGAAAGCTGAAGTTCCCAGTTCGTCCGAAAGCGTGACCCATCACGTCGAAGACACCCTGCAGCCGATCCCAGAATCGGCCCGAACCACCAAACTATCCGGGCAGTTCTGGATCTGGGCGGGTGCCAACGTTGCCCCCATCAACTGGATCCTGGGGGCCCTCGGCATCCACCTTGGCCTCGGCTTGGCCGATACCCTGACGGTCCTGATCGCCGGAAACGTCATCGGCATGCTCGGTTTCGGGTTCTTCGTGATCCTCGGGCAAAAAACGGGTGCCACGGGAATGCTGCTGGCCCGCGGAGCCTTCGGGCGCCGCGGTGCATACCTGCCGGCAGCCATCCAGGCGGTCATTGCCATCGGCTGGTCCGCCGTCAACACCTGGGTCATCCTGGACCTGATCATGGCGCTGTTCGGCATGATCGGCTGGGTGGACCCGAGTGCGAGCAACTTGGGCTGGCGCATTGCGACCGCAGCGGTCATCATGTCCATCCAGGTGGCCATCTGCTACCGCGGCTACAAGGCCATCGCGCGCTTCGAGCGCATCACCATGCCGCCGACGATCCTGGTGCTTATTGCCATGTCGATCCTCGCCTGGACGCAGCTGGACATCGACTGGAGCTACCAGGGCCCCGTCGGCGAAGTGCTCACCGGCATGCCTCGAATCGCAGCCATGTCCTCGATCATGACCGCCATCGGCATCGGCTGGGGCATCGGCTGGTTCACCTACGCACCGGACTATTCCCGGTTTGTGTCCAAGCGCATCAAGCCGCACAAGCTCTACATTGTCAGTGTCCTGGGCCAGTTCCTTCCCGTCGTGTGGCTTGGGATCTTGGGGGCAAGCCTCGCGACCAAGAACGGAACCGCGGACCCCGGCCAGCTGATCGTCGAAAGCTTCGGCACGCTGTCGATCCCGGTGATCCTCCTGGTCATCCACGGGCCGATCGCCACAAACATCATCAACATGTACACCTTCGGTGTGGCCACCCAGGCGCTGGACATCAACGTTTCCCGCAAGAAACTCTCCATCTTGGTTGGCTTCCTGTCCATGGCTGCGGTCATTGCGTTCCTCTTCGCCCACGACTTCGCCGAGGTCCTGCACAACTGGATCATCGCCATCGCGGCCTGGGTTGCGACCTGGGGCGGCATCATGGCCGTCCACTACTTCGTCTTCGAACGCCGACACAAGGACTTCTCCTACCTGTTCGTGGATCCCAAGTCGTCCAAGCTCAAGTCCTTCAACCCCGCGGCATTCATTGCCTTCGCCGGCGGCATCCTCATGACCTGGATGTGCATGTACGGTTCGATCCCGGCGCTCCAGGGCCCGATCGCCACCGCCGTGGGCGGCATCGACTTCTCCTGGCTGGCGGGAACCGGCACCAGCGCGGGGCTGTACTATCTGCTGGGCCTCCGCCGCTTCAAGTCCCGCATCGACCAGGGCGTGCCGCTGGGCCTGAAGATCGACTGCTCCGACGCGGAATTCATCACGGAACACGGCAGCGCCGAGTTCCTGCTCGCCGAGCAGCGGATCGATGACGTGGTTTCGGGAACGGAGCCGGCCGGCGAGACGGATTCCGGAAAGCACAAGATCGGCTCGTAG